In Streptomyces sp. RFCAC02, the following proteins share a genomic window:
- a CDS encoding ATP-binding protein, with protein MTGPIGMDRVLDGLQPGLPGRPRRPAHGELVKTHAAAQIRDLGALRWLHAGESVILFGPVGVGKTHIAQALGHLAVRQGAQVRFAKTSRILADLAGGHADRTWEKRIRELVRPDVLILDDFAMRQLNATQADD; from the coding sequence ATGACCGGTCCGATCGGCATGGATCGAGTTCTGGACGGCTTGCAACCCGGACTGCCGGGCAGGCCGCGGCGACCAGCACACGGCGAACTCGTCAAGACCCACGCGGCGGCCCAGATCCGTGACCTGGGCGCCCTGCGTTGGCTGCACGCCGGCGAGTCCGTGATTCTGTTCGGCCCGGTCGGGGTGGGGAAGACGCATATCGCCCAGGCCCTCGGGCATCTGGCCGTCCGTCAAGGCGCCCAGGTCCGGTTCGCCAAGACCAGCCGCATCCTGGCGGACCTCGCAGGCGGCCACGCGGACCGCACCTGGGAGAAACGGATCCGCGAACTGGTACGTCCCGACGTCCTCATCCTCGACGACTTCGCCATGCGCCAGCTCAACGCAACCCAGGCCGACGACTGA
- a CDS encoding IS3 family transposase (programmed frameshift), translating to MPAPRKYPDELRERAIREVRATGRPIAHVAKDLGIHKEALRGWVRQAEADRGERADRLTTAEQDELKQLHKEVAELRRANEILKAASVFFAPGDRPSPDEAEQVIDHLRDRGLGVDPVCRVLQLSPSAYFARKKRPKSARRLRDEQMMSLIEQVHADSSGTYGARRITRVLQRKGHEVARCTVERLMAELGIEGVIRGRRRRTAIPEPSAPRPPDLVDRDFTALRPDQLWVADMTYVRTWPGWAYVAFVLDVYSRMIVGWQVANHMRTELPLDAMEMALWRRRIKKDSGLIHHSDRGSQYVSIRYTDRLSDIGASASVGSVADSYDNAMAEALNGTFKAELIEMQGPWKDVDQVERAILQWITWYNEERLHSALDYVPPAEYEQAFWQSQEQVQQSA from the exons ATGCCAGCACCCCGTAAATACCCCGATGAGCTCCGTGAGCGCGCGATCCGTGAGGTCCGCGCCACCGGCCGCCCCATCGCGCACGTCGCAAAGGATCTAGGCATCCACAAGGAGGCCCTGCGCGGCTGGGTCCGCCAGGCGGAGGCCGACCGCGGCGAGCGCGCCGACCGGCTGACCACCGCCGAGCAGGACGAGCTCAAACAACTCCACAAAGAGGTAGCCGAGTTGAGGCGGGCGAACGAGATCCTGAAAGCCGCCTCGGTGTTTTTTGCCC CAGGAGATCGACCGTCCCCGGACGAGGCCGAGCAGGTGATAGACCACCTGCGTGACAGAGGTCTCGGGGTCGATCCCGTCTGCCGGGTGCTCCAGCTGTCGCCGTCGGCGTACTTCGCTCGCAAGAAGCGGCCGAAGTCGGCTCGCCGGCTCCGCGACGAGCAGATGATGTCGCTGATCGAGCAGGTCCACGCGGACTCGAGCGGCACCTATGGCGCCCGCCGGATCACCCGTGTCCTTCAGCGCAAGGGCCACGAGGTGGCCCGCTGCACCGTCGAGCGGCTGATGGCCGAGCTCGGTATCGAGGGCGTCATCCGTGGCCGGCGGCGGCGTACCGCCATCCCCGAGCCGTCGGCACCCCGCCCGCCGGACCTGGTCGACCGCGACTTCACCGCCTTGCGGCCCGACCAGCTCTGGGTGGCGGACATGACGTATGTCCGCACCTGGCCCGGCTGGGCATACGTGGCATTCGTCCTGGACGTGTACTCACGGATGATCGTCGGCTGGCAGGTCGCGAACCACATGCGGACCGAACTCCCTTTGGACGCAATGGAGATGGCGCTGTGGAGACGGAGAATCAAGAAGGACTCCGGCCTCATTCATCACAGCGACCGCGGGTCACAATACGTATCAATTCGGTACACCGACCGGCTGTCCGACATCGGCGCCTCAGCGTCGGTCGGCTCGGTCGCGGACTCATATGACAACGCGATGGCCGAGGCCCTGAACGGCACCTTCAAGGCCGAGCTCATCGAGATGCAAGGCCCCTGGAAGGACGTCGACCAGGTAGAGCGGGCGATCCTCCAGTGGATCACGTGGTACAACGAAGAACGCCTCCACTCCGCACTCGACTACGTACCGCCCGCCGAATACGAGCAAGCCTTCTGGCAGAGCCAGGAACAAGTCCAACAGTCCGCCTGA
- a CDS encoding endonuclease domain-containing protein, whose translation MLYSSLHSTSRADTFLCSLCPEPRRAAGWDHCHDHGFIRGPVCAVCNTDEGHSIRFLCREGALAHLLRCRGCREGSVLPKRYRQQAIAAQLRATERHDGCECAPLVMFLDLLPDGGMRCAFECPGHPETPRWEHTMPASEATDVLTAYVEQAKANPGARGTSCLRSSFISRA comes from the coding sequence GTGCTGTACTCAAGCCTCCATTCAACCTCCCGGGCCGACACGTTCCTCTGCAGCCTGTGCCCGGAACCTCGCCGCGCCGCCGGCTGGGACCATTGCCACGATCACGGCTTCATTCGAGGGCCGGTGTGCGCGGTATGCAACACCGACGAAGGGCACAGCATCCGCTTCCTCTGCCGGGAAGGAGCTCTCGCGCACCTGCTGCGGTGCCGTGGCTGCCGCGAGGGCAGTGTCCTACCGAAGCGGTATCGTCAGCAGGCCATCGCCGCTCAACTGCGGGCGACCGAGCGTCATGATGGCTGTGAGTGCGCTCCGTTGGTCATGTTCCTCGACCTGCTGCCCGACGGGGGGATGCGGTGTGCGTTCGAGTGCCCCGGTCACCCGGAGACGCCGAGGTGGGAGCACACGATGCCCGCGAGCGAGGCTACCGACGTGTTGACCGCCTACGTCGAACAGGCAAAGGCCAACCCGGGGGCCCGCGGAACGAGCTGCCTTAGGTCTTCCTTCATCAGTCGAGCGTGA